A section of the Clostridium sp. TW13 genome encodes:
- a CDS encoding threonine/serine exporter family protein encodes MDTNKVLIVATYAGQIILESGGETYRVEETIIRICKNYGLKDADSFVTPTGIMCSALKENSESISIVKRVKNRTVNLERIDLVNDLSRSVELQNMPIDTLKEELDKIANSSMYPAYIDVLFSALAASGFSYMFGGNLKDFFCAFFIGIVIKAFVHMANNLAINAFFINSIGGAIGAFFALLCTHEGLGTHLDTIIIGAIMLLVPGLSITNAIRDTISGDLVSGLARAADAFLVALSIAVGTGSVLSLWLYFWGGKVL; translated from the coding sequence ATGGATACTAATAAAGTATTAATAGTTGCCACATACGCTGGTCAGATTATTTTAGAAAGCGGCGGAGAGACTTATAGAGTAGAAGAAACTATAATAAGAATATGTAAAAATTATGGATTAAAGGACGCTGATAGTTTTGTAACACCTACTGGTATCATGTGTTCTGCTTTAAAAGAAAATTCAGAAAGCATATCAATAGTTAAAAGGGTTAAAAATAGAACTGTCAATTTAGAAAGAATAGATTTAGTAAATGATTTATCAAGAAGTGTAGAACTTCAAAATATGCCAATTGACACATTAAAAGAAGAATTGGATAAAATCGCAAACTCATCGATGTACCCTGCTTATATTGATGTTTTATTTTCAGCCTTAGCAGCTTCAGGTTTTTCATATATGTTTGGTGGAAATTTAAAAGACTTTTTTTGTGCTTTTTTTATTGGAATTGTTATAAAAGCCTTTGTGCATATGGCAAACAACTTAGCAATAAATGCATTTTTTATTAATAGTATCGGTGGTGCTATTGGTGCTTTTTTTGCATTACTATGTACTCACGAAGGCCTTGGCACTCATCTTGACACTATAATAATTGGAGCTATAATGCTTCTAGTTCCAGGTCTATCTATTACTAATGCTATAAGGGATACTATATCTGGAGATTTAGTTTCTGGTCTTGCAAGAGCTGCAGATGCTTTTTTAGTGGCATTGTCTATAGCTGTAGGGACTGGTTCTGTACTTAGTCTTTGGTTATATTTTTGGGGAGGTAAAGTATTATGA
- the glyA gene encoding serine hydroxymethyltransferase, producing MNFDFLEQEDKEIFDLIEKEKNRQQFGIELIASENFTSKAVMEAMGSYLTNKYAEGYPAKRYYGGCYVVDEVEELARERVKKLFGAEHANVQPHSGAQANMAVYFAVLEPGDTVLGMNLSHGGHLTHGSPVNFSGKLYNFIAYGVDSETETIDYEEVRRLAVENKPKLIVAGASAYPRVIDFKKFREIADEVGAYLMVDMAHIAGLVAAGLHPSPVPYCDFVTSTTHKTLRGPRGGLILCKEKYAKDIDKSIFPGIQGGPLMHVIAGKAVCFKEALEDGFKVYGEQVVKNAAALAKAMQNLGFKLVSNGTDNHLLLVDLNNKDITGKEAEHLLDSIGITANKNTIPNETRSPFVTSGIRIGTPAVTSRGFKEEDMEEIAEIINEAISNKDGDLSPLRDRVKSLCEKHPLYK from the coding sequence ATGAATTTTGATTTTTTGGAACAAGAAGATAAGGAAATATTTGATTTAATTGAGAAAGAAAAAAACAGACAACAGTTTGGCATTGAACTTATTGCATCTGAAAATTTTACGAGCAAGGCAGTAATGGAGGCTATGGGATCATACCTTACAAATAAATATGCAGAAGGATATCCAGCTAAAAGATATTATGGGGGCTGCTATGTAGTTGATGAGGTTGAAGAATTAGCAAGAGAGAGAGTAAAGAAATTATTTGGGGCAGAACATGCTAACGTTCAACCACACTCAGGAGCTCAAGCTAATATGGCAGTATATTTTGCAGTTTTAGAGCCAGGAGACACTGTTTTAGGCATGAATTTAAGTCATGGAGGTCATTTAACCCATGGTTCACCTGTTAATTTTTCAGGAAAACTATATAATTTTATTGCATATGGGGTAGATAGTGAAACTGAGACTATTGATTACGAGGAAGTAAGAAGATTAGCAGTTGAAAATAAGCCAAAGTTAATTGTAGCAGGAGCTAGTGCATATCCTAGGGTAATTGATTTTAAGAAATTTAGAGAGATTGCAGATGAAGTTGGAGCTTATTTAATGGTAGATATGGCTCATATAGCAGGTCTTGTTGCAGCAGGTTTACATCCATCACCAGTTCCATACTGTGATTTTGTAACTAGTACTACTCATAAAACTTTGAGAGGACCTAGGGGTGGATTAATTCTTTGCAAAGAAAAGTATGCTAAGGATATAGATAAGAGCATATTCCCAGGAATTCAAGGTGGACCATTAATGCATGTTATTGCTGGAAAGGCTGTATGCTTTAAGGAAGCTTTAGAAGATGGCTTTAAGGTATATGGAGAGCAAGTAGTTAAGAATGCAGCAGCTTTAGCTAAAGCAATGCAGAATTTAGGATTTAAATTAGTATCTAATGGAACAGACAATCATTTACTTCTTGTAGATCTTAATAACAAGGATATAACAGGTAAAGAAGCTGAACATCTTCTTGATTCTATTGGTATTACAGCTAATAAAAATACTATACCAAATGAAACTAGAAGTCCATTTGTTACTTCAGGTATAAGAATTGGTACACCTGCCGTAACTTCAAGAGGCTTTAAGGAAGAAGATATGGAAGAAATAGCTGAAATAATAAATGAAGCTATTTCAAATAAAGATGGAGATTTGTCACCACTTAGAGATAGAGTAAAAAGTCTTTGTGAGAAACATCCATTATATAAGTAG
- a CDS encoding dipeptidase, whose product MEFIDLHCDVPSRIYYENKQLRKNDFSVDIEKLKKGNAMAQFFAFFIESSKCKARDEFLKMYAKFMEEVNKNSEIALAKNIKDLYKNRNEGKISAFLTIEEGAVLDGNINNLYDAYEKGIRLITLTWNYENEIGYPSRNKNFINKGLKEFGIDLITEMNRLGIAIDVSHLSDGGFYDVIQNSKFPILASHSNSRSITNHPRNLTDEMIRLLGNNGGIMGLNYCAEFIGTKKITAIEDIVNHMQHIVNVGGEDIIALGSDFDGIENEVEINNPGEMYKLINALEQKGYKEDFIEKLFYKNSERFIKDTLK is encoded by the coding sequence ATGGAATTTATAGATTTACATTGTGATGTACCAAGTAGAATATATTATGAGAATAAGCAATTAAGAAAAAATGATTTTTCAGTTGACATAGAAAAATTAAAAAAAGGTAATGCAATGGCTCAATTTTTTGCTTTTTTTATTGAATCTAGTAAATGCAAAGCAAGAGATGAGTTTTTGAAAATGTATGCTAAGTTTATGGAGGAAGTAAACAAAAATAGTGAAATAGCTCTTGCTAAAAATATAAAAGATCTCTATAAGAATAGAAATGAAGGTAAAATATCAGCTTTTCTTACAATAGAAGAAGGAGCTGTGCTTGATGGAAATATAAATAATCTTTATGATGCCTATGAAAAGGGGATACGCCTAATAACCTTAACTTGGAATTATGAGAATGAAATAGGCTATCCCAGTCGGAATAAGAACTTTATTAATAAAGGTCTTAAAGAATTTGGGATAGATTTAATTACTGAAATGAATAGGTTAGGGATTGCTATTGATGTTTCACATCTTTCAGATGGAGGTTTTTATGATGTAATTCAAAATAGTAAGTTTCCAATCTTAGCAAGTCATTCTAATTCTAGAAGTATTACAAATCATCCAAGAAATCTTACTGATGAAATGATAAGGCTCTTAGGAAATAATGGTGGAATAATGGGACTTAATTATTGTGCTGAATTCATTGGAACCAAAAAGATAACAGCTATTGAGGATATAGTAAATCATATGCAACATATTGTAAATGTTGGTGGAGAGGATATAATAGCGCTAGGCAGTGATTTTGATGGTATAGAAAATGAAGTGGAAATTAATAATCCAGGAGAGATGTATAAATTAATTAATGCTTTAGAACAAAAAGGGTATAAAGAAGATTTTATTGAGAAGTTATTCTATAAAAATTCTGAGAGATTTATTAAAGATACATTGAAATAA
- a CDS encoding response regulator transcription factor translates to MKDTILIAEDEIRIRLLLRDYLVKENFNVIETKDGAEAIDAFTNHSVTLIILDVMMPKLDGFQVAKFVRENSSVPIIMLTAKAEEEDKLRGYDLGIDDYITKPFSPKVLVAKIKALLKRTVTEKDAAQVDLNGLVINKLSHDVKVNNETINLSPKEYELLIYLMENNGIALSRDKILDNVWGLDYFGDIRTVDTNIKRLREKLQDKSNYITTVRGSGYKFEVK, encoded by the coding sequence ATGAAAGATACAATTTTAATTGCAGAAGACGAGATTAGAATTAGGCTTCTTCTTAGAGATTACTTAGTAAAAGAAAATTTTAATGTAATTGAAACCAAGGATGGTGCCGAGGCTATTGACGCTTTCACCAATCACAGCGTTACACTTATTATATTGGATGTAATGATGCCAAAACTTGATGGTTTCCAAGTCGCAAAATTTGTCAGAGAAAATTCTTCTGTTCCAATTATTATGCTTACTGCAAAAGCTGAAGAAGAAGACAAGTTAAGAGGATATGACCTAGGAATTGATGATTATATAACCAAACCCTTTAGTCCAAAGGTCTTAGTTGCAAAAATTAAAGCATTATTGAAAAGAACTGTTACAGAAAAGGATGCTGCCCAAGTTGATTTGAATGGACTTGTAATAAATAAATTATCACATGATGTAAAAGTAAATAATGAAACAATAAATTTATCACCCAAAGAATATGAACTGTTAATATACTTAATGGAGAATAATGGAATAGCATTATCTAGAGATAAAATTTTAGATAATGTATGGGGATTAGATTACTTTGGTGATATTAGAACTGTAGATACTAATATTAAAAGATTAAGAGAAAAACTTCAAGATAAATCCAATTATATTACTACGGTAAGAGGTAGTGGCTATAAATTTGAGGTGAAATAA
- a CDS encoding M16 family metallopeptidase: MIDIKFDKSIVELENGLKIVTIKKDTELFSINLGVKIGAYYENNLNRGISHFIEHMMFKGTKNRDNETLNRELEFLGGEYNAYTNYNSTVFSICCLKEEAKEAVDLLSDMILNPTFNKEEMEREKGVVISEIRSSKDDVAEFSTNKVFYHAFEKSPLRYEVAGSEETVKNFTREEILEFYSKNYTPDNTIITVVSPFEHDFVVNILKGEFQNWQGKSCIDRTVIMEKNKAKVFTSTRKDIEQSNIIILYSFLEIDRNMELPLKILNHQLGESANSILFRELREKRGLVYDVYTDLDLSHNAKNLYIYTAVDDSKIDETLDAIFNCINNIKNEKIVFDNNTVELMKKVHKTAVVSTFEDGSDLGSYILTQCLEGEDIYQFLKDMERLEKLNAEDIYKVARGVINDPTIYVLRGSGEDE, translated from the coding sequence ATGATAGATATAAAGTTTGATAAGAGTATTGTAGAATTAGAAAATGGATTGAAGATAGTAACTATTAAAAAAGACACTGAATTATTTTCAATCAATTTAGGAGTGAAAATAGGAGCTTATTATGAGAATAATTTAAATAGAGGCATTTCTCATTTTATTGAACATATGATGTTTAAGGGAACTAAAAATAGAGATAACGAAACATTAAATAGAGAGCTTGAATTTTTAGGGGGAGAGTATAATGCATATACTAATTACAATTCAACTGTATTTAGTATATGCTGTCTTAAAGAAGAGGCAAAAGAGGCTGTAGATTTGCTAAGTGATATGATATTGAATCCTACATTTAATAAGGAAGAAATGGAGAGAGAAAAAGGTGTTGTCATATCTGAAATAAGAAGTTCTAAAGATGATGTGGCAGAGTTTAGTACTAACAAAGTTTTTTATCATGCTTTTGAAAAAAGCCCTCTTAGGTATGAAGTGGCAGGATCAGAAGAAACAGTTAAAAACTTTACTAGAGAAGAAATATTGGAGTTTTATTCTAAAAATTATACGCCAGATAATACTATAATTACAGTAGTATCTCCATTTGAACATGATTTTGTTGTAAATATACTTAAAGGCGAATTTCAAAATTGGCAAGGAAAATCATGTATTGACAGGACTGTTATAATGGAAAAAAACAAGGCGAAAGTATTTACTTCAACTAGAAAGGATATAGAGCAAAGTAATATAATTATTTTATATTCATTCTTAGAAATAGATAGAAATATGGAATTGCCGTTAAAAATATTGAATCATCAGTTAGGAGAGAGTGCAAACTCAATTTTATTTAGAGAACTAAGAGAAAAAAGAGGATTAGTTTATGATGTGTATACAGATTTAGATTTAAGTCATAATGCTAAAAATCTATATATTTATACAGCAGTAGATGATAGTAAAATTGATGAAACTTTGGATGCAATTTTTAATTGCATAAACAACATAAAAAATGAGAAGATAGTATTTGATAATAATACTGTTGAGTTAATGAAGAAAGTTCATAAGACAGCTGTAGTATCTACTTTTGAAGATGGTAGCGATCTTGGAAGTTATATTTTAACCCAATGCTTAGAAGGTGAAGATATATATCAATTTCTTAAAGATATGGAGAGACTTGAAAAGTTAAATGCAGAAGATATTTATAAGGTTGCTAGAGGGGTAATAAATGACCCGACTATTTATGTATTAAGAGGATCCGGGGAAGATGAATAA
- a CDS encoding DUF2334 domain-containing protein: MSKTKIILKTMLKLVGIILALTILAFICKIIVFSRDTVSNITVQNSMVQKPITLEKKLPNFENAVMASSNTNDKINNSSNVSLFYEGRKLNINTPTPLINLRYYLDLEDFLKTSSINFSKKENKYYIDNCIVDLNSKTFNLAGKTYNFRGQNFVKDTRTYICLNDIEHILNLRDYWDNVNKKIYLFKDKKNIHLDSTSIKTTGPVALIRFEDVASTSSTGNNEDLEKFKIMGDYLYENGIKFNITWVPRYKNPGAGIDNDLLTHSTMTNAQFINTLDHLIFRGATIGLHGYTHQHGNTTSTVGTELDSKNNTTPKEVQAIAENGLKVANTFNIPVAFFESPHYQATRTQQKILEKYFRILYEPVSGYWNLNPMKTSTTLYVPAPLGYVQDEHGEALAKKIRKNYSFMLTSVFIHPFKELKFIKLKPVDSTGYCDYSYENNTPVKNIVKALQDTKHVTISVDNLLKK; the protein is encoded by the coding sequence TTGAGTAAAACAAAAATTATACTAAAAACTATGCTGAAACTTGTAGGTATAATTTTAGCACTTACCATTTTAGCATTCATATGTAAAATAATTGTATTCAGTAGAGATACTGTTTCTAATATAACTGTTCAAAATTCTATGGTGCAAAAGCCTATAACTCTTGAAAAAAAGTTACCTAACTTTGAAAATGCTGTTATGGCTTCATCAAATACTAATGATAAAATAAATAACAGTAGTAATGTGTCGCTCTTTTATGAAGGAAGAAAATTAAATATTAATACTCCAACGCCATTGATAAATTTAAGATATTACTTAGATCTTGAAGACTTTTTAAAAACTTCATCCATTAACTTTAGTAAAAAAGAAAATAAATATTATATTGATAACTGTATTGTAGACTTGAACTCTAAGACATTTAATTTAGCTGGAAAAACATATAATTTTCGCGGGCAAAACTTTGTAAAAGATACTAGAACCTATATATGCTTAAATGATATTGAGCATATTTTGAACTTACGTGATTATTGGGATAACGTTAATAAAAAGATATATTTATTTAAAGATAAAAAAAATATACATCTTGATAGTACATCTATAAAAACAACAGGACCAGTAGCACTAATTAGATTTGAGGATGTTGCTTCTACTTCTAGTACTGGAAATAATGAAGACTTAGAAAAGTTTAAAATTATGGGCGATTATCTATATGAGAATGGAATAAAGTTTAACATCACTTGGGTACCAAGATATAAAAATCCTGGAGCTGGTATTGATAATGACCTCCTAACTCATAGTACCATGACTAATGCTCAATTTATAAATACTCTAGATCATCTAATATTTAGAGGTGCCACTATAGGTCTACATGGTTATACTCATCAACACGGCAATACTACCAGCACTGTAGGTACTGAACTTGATAGTAAAAATAACACTACTCCAAAAGAAGTACAAGCTATAGCTGAAAATGGATTAAAGGTTGCTAATACATTTAATATACCAGTAGCCTTCTTTGAAAGTCCGCATTATCAAGCAACAAGAACTCAACAAAAAATTCTTGAAAAGTACTTTCGTATACTCTATGAGCCTGTATCTGGTTATTGGAACCTTAACCCTATGAAGACAAGCACCACCTTATATGTGCCTGCACCTTTAGGTTATGTACAGGATGAACACGGTGAAGCCTTAGCTAAAAAAATAAGGAAAAATTATAGTTTCATGCTAACAAGCGTTTTCATTCATCCGTTCAAAGAATTAAAGTTTATTAAGTTAAAACCAGTAGACTCCACAGGGTATTGTGATTATTCTTACGAGAATAATACCCCTGTAAAAAATATTGTTAAGGCCTTGCAAGATACAAAGCACGTTACAATATCTGTGGATAATTTGCTTAAGAAATAA
- the recX gene encoding recombination regulator RecX yields MNKITKVEVQKNNKKRVNIYVNENFAFACDMELVYRYNLAKDAEIKIEDIREVLIEEEYISCKNYTLRILERGYKTEKEIEKKLIEREYSQETISRVQDFLKEYNFIDDRRYTSMYVKDKIKNEGRNKIKYKLMQKGVAEETIAKTINNVNEEDEYEGALALCEKKYRILIKRETDSRLIKQKIFRFLASKGYDFDLINRIIRKVVNEEYE; encoded by the coding sequence ATGAATAAGATAACAAAAGTTGAAGTTCAAAAGAACAATAAAAAAAGAGTAAATATTTACGTTAATGAAAATTTTGCTTTTGCTTGTGATATGGAACTTGTTTATAGATATAATCTTGCAAAAGATGCTGAGATTAAAATAGAGGATATTAGGGAAGTATTAATAGAAGAAGAATATATATCATGCAAAAATTATACTTTGAGAATCTTGGAAAGAGGGTACAAAACTGAGAAGGAAATTGAGAAAAAGCTGATAGAGAGAGAATATAGTCAAGAGACTATAAGCAGAGTGCAGGATTTTCTTAAAGAGTATAATTTTATTGATGATAGAAGATATACTTCTATGTATGTGAAAGATAAAATAAAAAACGAAGGAAGAAATAAAATAAAGTATAAGCTTATGCAAAAGGGGGTAGCAGAGGAAACTATTGCGAAAACCATTAATAACGTAAATGAAGAAGATGAGTATGAAGGTGCGTTAGCTCTTTGCGAAAAGAAATATAGAATATTGATAAAAAGAGAAACAGATTCTAGGCTTATAAAGCAAAAAATATTTAGATTTCTGGCTTCAAAAGGATATGATTTCGATTTAATTAATAGAATAATTAGAAAGGTAGTAAATGAGGAATATGAATAA
- the map gene encoding type I methionyl aminopeptidase produces MIIDRNSKCWCGSGLKYKRCHLEFDERLAQLKSQNCIIPPRDIIKNEEEIEGIRQSAKINNEVLDLVAKEIHEGMSTAEIDKLVYDYTVSQGAIPAPLNFEGFPKSVCTSINDEVCHGIPDESIILKNGDIINVDVSTIYNGYYSDASRMFIIGEASEKAEKLVRVARECMEKGIEAIKPWGFLGDVGAAVQEHAEKNGYSVVRALGGHGVGNEFHEEPFVPHVGKRGTDMVLVPGMVLTVEPMINEGTYEVYVDEGNGWTIYTDDGLLSAQWENTVLITETGVEILSH; encoded by the coding sequence ATGATAATAGACAGAAACAGTAAATGCTGGTGTGGCAGTGGATTAAAATATAAGAGATGTCACTTAGAGTTTGATGAAAGGTTGGCACAACTTAAATCACAAAATTGTATAATTCCACCAAGGGATATAATAAAGAATGAAGAAGAAATTGAGGGGATTAGACAAAGTGCAAAAATAAATAATGAGGTATTGGATTTAGTTGCAAAAGAAATTCATGAAGGCATGAGTACGGCTGAAATTGATAAATTGGTTTATGATTATACTGTATCTCAAGGAGCAATACCAGCTCCATTAAATTTTGAGGGATTTCCTAAGAGTGTTTGTACTTCAATAAATGATGAAGTATGTCATGGTATTCCTGATGAAAGTATAATATTAAAAAATGGAGATATCATAAACGTGGATGTGTCTACAATATATAATGGATATTATTCTGATGCCTCAAGAATGTTTATTATAGGGGAAGCATCAGAAAAAGCTGAGAAACTTGTAAGAGTTGCTAGAGAGTGTATGGAAAAAGGAATTGAGGCAATCAAGCCTTGGGGATTCTTGGGGGATGTTGGAGCAGCAGTTCAAGAACATGCTGAAAAAAATGGATATTCTGTTGTTAGAGCTTTAGGCGGTCATGGAGTTGGAAATGAATTTCATGAAGAACCTTTTGTACCTCATGTTGGCAAAAGAGGAACAGATATGGTGCTAGTTCCAGGTATGGTTTTAACTGTGGAGCCTATGATCAATGAAGGTACCTACGAAGTTTATGTAGATGAAGGTAATGGCTGGACTATATATACAGATGATGGATTGTTATCAGCTCAATGGGAGAATACAGTTTTAATAACTGAAACTGGAGTTGAAATACTTTCTCACTAA
- the ymfI gene encoding elongation factor P 5-aminopentanone reductase — translation MARLEGKIAIVTGGSRGIGEAIVRTLCEEGAFVIFTYNNNEEKAKSLVKELKAKGYFLQACPLDLNNYSSIENFNDVIISKQSNLDILINNAGISKVGLFMDASKSEVDEMINTNLTGSILLSQFAVKKMIDKKKGSIVNISSIWGNVGASCEVLYSATKGGINIFTKALAKELGPSGIRVNAVAPGVIDTEMNKWMNETDRMNLEQEIPLDRFGDTKEVAKVVSFLCSDESSYVTGQIITVDGGMI, via the coding sequence ATGGCAAGGTTAGAAGGAAAGATAGCAATAGTTACTGGAGGATCAAGAGGAATAGGAGAGGCTATTGTAAGAACTTTATGTGAAGAAGGAGCTTTTGTTATTTTTACTTATAATAATAATGAAGAAAAAGCTAAAAGTTTAGTGAAAGAGTTAAAAGCAAAAGGATATTTTTTGCAAGCATGTCCATTAGATTTAAATAACTATTCAAGCATTGAAAACTTTAATGATGTCATAATAAGTAAGCAAAGTAATTTGGATATACTTATTAATAATGCAGGAATTTCCAAGGTAGGCCTGTTTATGGACGCAAGTAAATCAGAAGTTGATGAGATGATAAATACTAATTTAACTGGAAGCATATTATTATCTCAGTTTGCTGTAAAGAAGATGATAGATAAGAAAAAGGGCAGTATAGTAAATATATCTTCTATTTGGGGCAATGTAGGTGCTTCATGTGAAGTGCTATATTCAGCTACTAAAGGTGGAATTAACATATTTACAAAAGCTTTAGCTAAAGAACTTGGTCCTTCTGGGATAAGAGTTAATGCAGTAGCACCAGGAGTTATTGATACAGAGATGAATAAATGGATGAATGAGACAGATAGAATGAACTTAGAGCAGGAGATACCATTGGATAGGTTTGGAGATACAAAGGAAGTGGCAAAGGTAGTATCTTTTTTATGTAGTGATGAATCAAGTTATGTTACGGGACAAATTATAACAGTTGATGGTGGCATGATTTAG
- a CDS encoding phosphatase PAP2 family protein, translating to MKPFLKIDNYIIKFINSRIHRPILDRIMRSITGLGDLGAMWIVIAVFLFIRPHTRRQGEIVIFSLVLCSILGEGIIKRIFQRQRPFQGIATLETIIKRPMTYSFPSGHTASSFAAAGVLGVLFPSVKIVAYILASLIGISRVYLNVHYSTDVFAGALLGFVCSKISLYVFTFI from the coding sequence ATGAAACCTTTTCTTAAAATAGATAATTATATCATTAAATTTATAAATAGTAGAATTCATAGACCTATATTAGATAGAATAATGAGATCTATAACAGGGCTAGGAGATTTGGGAGCTATGTGGATAGTAATAGCTGTATTTTTATTCATTCGCCCCCATACAAGAAGACAAGGTGAAATAGTAATATTCTCTTTAGTTTTATGCAGTATTTTAGGAGAGGGAATCATTAAAAGGATATTTCAAAGGCAGAGACCTTTTCAAGGCATAGCTACCTTGGAAACTATAATTAAAAGACCTATGACATATTCTTTTCCTTCAGGGCATACAGCCTCCTCTTTTGCAGCAGCAGGAGTTTTAGGAGTATTATTTCCTAGTGTTAAAATAGTTGCATACATTCTAGCATCTCTTATTGGGATATCTAGAGTTTATTTAAATGTACATTATTCAACAGATGTTTTTGCAGGTGCTTTATTAGGATTTGTCTGCAGTAAGATCTCTTTGTATGTTTTCACTTTCATATAA
- a CDS encoding sensor histidine kinase — protein sequence MKFSNMKFLKSYKNSISKRLFLVTFTFIILFMVFSMIFQIFFFHDFYASKKKNTLIHNIDKFKSTYSYNISDDATLTNALIKFESSNNSKIAILTTGGGIKYLVDKNSSYQRETVDLLIETFNNLSSNPNFIPDLLSSDKTYATTLEKGNVDLKHIVCISPMSMSSKNDSIIIAITSYQSINEASSIIKEFYSYVLIVLLFLGFILAFIYSNMISKPLIEITKIAGNMSKLDFSAKCPECREDEIGDIGKSLNFLSRNLSKALTELHEKNIQLTKDIEQERKLEKMRKEFIAGASHELKTPLGIIEGYAEGLKDGIVEGESKDIYLDTIIDEAHKMNKLIMDMLELSKLESGNIKLDITSFNLKELIADLLSKHKNSFIKNKLYISFILNDISSEYVNGDSFKIESVIENFITNAIKYTPEGGNINIALSENQDHIFFSIENTGVHLKPEDLEKIWVQFYRVDKARSRAEGSNGLGLSIVKNILTQHNSTFGVTNTPKGVLFYFSLDKTKEV from the coding sequence ATGAAATTTTCAAACATGAAATTTCTAAAATCATATAAAAATTCAATATCAAAAAGACTATTTTTAGTAACATTTACCTTTATCATTCTATTTATGGTTTTTTCGATGATATTTCAAATTTTCTTTTTCCATGATTTTTATGCTTCTAAGAAAAAGAATACCTTGATTCATAATATTGATAAATTTAAAAGTACTTATTCCTATAACATTAGTGATGATGCAACACTAACCAATGCACTTATTAAATTTGAAAGTTCAAACAACTCAAAAATAGCTATTTTAACCACAGGTGGCGGCATAAAATATTTAGTAGATAAAAATTCAAGCTATCAAAGAGAAACTGTAGACCTACTAATAGAAACTTTTAATAATTTATCTAGTAACCCTAACTTCATTCCAGATTTGCTAAGTTCAGATAAAACTTATGCTACTACTCTTGAAAAAGGAAATGTAGATTTAAAACATATAGTCTGTATATCCCCTATGTCAATGAGTTCAAAAAATGATAGTATAATTATAGCTATAACTTCTTATCAATCTATCAATGAAGCTAGTTCAATAATAAAAGAATTTTATTCTTATGTTTTAATAGTTCTATTGTTTCTTGGATTTATTTTAGCATTTATATATTCAAATATGATTTCAAAACCATTAATCGAAATAACAAAGATAGCTGGTAACATGTCAAAGCTTGATTTTTCTGCAAAGTGTCCTGAGTGCAGAGAAGATGAAATTGGAGATATCGGAAAAAGCTTGAACTTTCTTTCTAGAAATCTATCTAAAGCTCTTACCGAACTGCATGAAAAAAATATACAGCTTACTAAAGACATCGAACAGGAACGTAAATTAGAAAAAATGAGAAAAGAATTCATTGCTGGTGCTTCTCACGAGCTAAAAACTCCTTTAGGCATAATAGAGGGTTATGCAGAAGGACTAAAGGATGGTATAGTAGAAGGTGAAAGCAAAGATATATATTTGGACACTATAATTGATGAAGCCCATAAGATGAATAAACTGATTATGGATATGCTTGAACTTTCTAAACTTGAATCTGGTAATATAAAGCTTGATATTACCTCATTTAATTTAAAAGAGCTCATTGCTGATTTGCTTTCTAAGCATAAAAATAGCTTTATTAAAAACAAATTATATATCTCCTTTATTTTAAATGATATTTCATCTGAATATGTAAATGGAGATAGCTTTAAGATTGAAAGCGTAATTGAAAACTTTATTACAAATGCAATTAAATATACACCGGAAGGCGGAAATATAAATATTGCTCTTTCTGAAAATCAGGATCATATTTTCTTCTCCATTGAAAATACTGGTGTTCATTTAAAACCAGAAGATCTTGAAAAAATATGGGTTCAATTTTATAGAGTAGATAAAGCAAGAAGTAGAGCTGAGGGAAGTAATGGGTTAGGGTTATCTATAGTAAAAAATATATTAACCCAGCATAACAGTACTTTTGGTGTTACAAATACTCCCAAAGGTGTGCTGTTCTATTTTTCTCTTGATAAAACTAAGGAGGTTTAA